A genomic region of Stegostoma tigrinum isolate sSteTig4 chromosome 13, sSteTig4.hap1, whole genome shotgun sequence contains the following coding sequences:
- the slc35a4 gene encoding probable UDP-sugar transporter protein SLC35A4, whose product METVEDPGSLSPVMGRMRGQFGWGLVLLLSVLAYGSHAPLIGLCKVGGNVPFSSSSVVVLVELAKLAVSSVLFLARDRSTFTSGGAISVWAALPFAVPASLYAVNNNLVVHMQHHMDPVTFQVLSNLKIVATAAFYSLLLRQWLPARKWLALLLLMAAGVCHTDAMHGRAGRMEPATHGRLYITLQGAIAITAYCSISGLSAVYTEWALKSQPLPLNLQNLFLYAFGVAVNLMVYTASSPSTSFFQGYSVWVAVIIGSQALNGLLMSVIMKYNNNMTRLFVISCSMLVNAALSVLLLDLQLTPLFFVAVGLICLAIHLYYQVR is encoded by the coding sequence ATGGAAACTGTTGAAGATCCTGGCAGCTTGTCTCCTGTGATGGGTCGGATGAGGGGCCAGTTTGGCTGGGGACTCGTGCTGCTTCTCTCCGTTCTTGCCTACGGCTCGCATGCACCTTTGATCGGCCTGTGTAAGGTGGGCGGGAACGTGCCGTTCAGTTCCTCCTCCGTTGTGGTTCTGGTCGAGCTGGCAAAGCTTGCCGTGTCTTCTGTGTTGTTCCTAGCTCGTGATCGTAGCACTTTCACCAGTGGGGGAGCTATCTCAGTGTGGGCAGCCCTCCCGTTTGCTGTGCCCGCCTCCCTTTACGCAGTCAACAACAACCTGGTCGTCCATATGCAGCACCACATGGACCCTGTGACCTTTCAGGTGCTGAGCAACCTCAAGATTGTAGCCACTGCTGCTTTCTACAGCCTGCTGCTCCGCCAGTGGCTGCCTGCTCGCAAATGGCTGGCGCTGCTCCTGCTGATGGCAGCTGGGGTTTGCCACACTGATGCCATGCATGGCCGGGCAGGAAGGATGGAGCCAGCGACCCATGGCCGGCTATACATCACTCTGCAGGGTGCGATTGCCATCACTGCCTACTGCTCAATATCTGGCCTTTCTGCAGTGTACACAGAGTGGGCTCTGAAGTCCCAGCCactgcccctcaacctccagaACCTGTTCCTGTATGCGTTCGGTGTTGCTGTCAATTTGATGGTGTACACAGCCAGCTCCCCCTCCACCAGTTTCTTCCAGGGCTACTCCGTCTGGGTAGCTGTAATAATTGGCAGCCAGGCTCTGAATGGCTTGCTGATGTCGGTCATCATGAAATATAACAACAACATGACCAGACTCTTtgtcatttcctgctccatgTTAGTTAATGCAGCCCTCTCCGTCCTCTTGCTTGACCTGCAGCTCACCCCATTGTTCTTTGTGGCAGTGGGGCTTATCTGCCTGGCTATTCATCTCTACTATCAAGTTAGGTAA